The Streptomyces collinus DNA segment GACCCCGCCTTCGTCAACGACCTCTTCAGCTCCTTCTACCCCCTCGCGGCCGCTTCGCCCGTCCTGGCCGCGCTCCACCCCGAGGAGCACGGGCTGCGCTGGAGCCACGCGCCCAGCGTGCTGGCCCACCCCCTCACCGACGGCAGCTGCGCCGTCCTGGACCGGAACATCGGCACCACCGCCGCATCCCTCGACACCTTCGAGCCGGGCGACGGAGCCGCCTGGCGGCGGCTGCACGACGTGTGGCAGAGCCTGCGCCCCGGCATCCTTGAGGCCCTGTTCGCCCCCTTCCCGCCCGTGCGCGCCACGGCCCGGCTGGCGCTGCGGCTGAGGGCCGCGGGCGGACTGCGCATGGCCCGCACCCTGGTGCTGCCGGTGCGGCGCCTCGGGGAGGAGGAGTTCCGCGGCCAGGGCGGACGCCTGCTGCTGGCCGGCAACGCCCTGCACGCGGACCTCGCCCCCGAGTCGGCGGGCAGCGGCGGCTTCGGCTGGCTGATGACCATGCTGGGCCAGACCTACGGCTTCCCGGTCCCGGTCGGCGGCTCCGGCGCGCTGACCTCCGCCCTGGTCCGGCGGCTGGAGACCCTGGGCGGGCGGGTGCGCTGCGGGCAGCGCGTCGAACACGTCGTCGTCCGCGGCGGGCGGGCCGTCGGTGTGCGCACGGCGGGCGGGGACGCGGTGCCGGCCCGCCGTGCGGTGCTGGCGGACGTGTCGGTGCCCGCCCTGTACGGCGGGCTGCTCGACCCCGAGCACCTGCCCGCGCAGCTCCTGGACGACCTGCGGCGCTTCCAGTGGGACTTCGCCACCTTCAAGGTCGACTGGGCGCTCGACGGCCCGGTGCCCTGGCAGACCGAGCAGGCGTCCCGGGCGGGCACCGTGCACCTCGCCGACGGCATGGACGAACTCACCCGCTTCGCCGCGCAGATCGCCATGCGGCAGGTCCCGGACCGGCCGTTCCTGATCTTCGGCCAGATGACCACCTCCGACGCCACCCGCTCCCCGCAGGGCACCGAATCGGCCTGGGCCTACACGCACATCCCCCACGAGATCCGCGCCGACGCGGCCGACGAGGGCATCACCGGCCGCTGGGACACCAAGGACCAGGAGCTCATGGCCGACCGCGTCGAACGCCAGGTGGAGCGCTTCGCGCCCGGCTTCCGCTCACTGATCCGAGGCCGCCGCATCCTGGCGCCCCCGACCCTGGAGGCGCTCGACGGCAACCTCGCGGGCGGCGCCATCAACGGAGGCACCACCGCGATGCACCAGCAGCTCGTCTTCCGTCCCCTGCCCGGCACCGGCCGCCCGGAGACCCCGGTGCCGGGTCTGTACCTCGCCTCCTCCGGAGCCCACCCCGGCGGCGGGGTGCACGGCGCGCCCGGAGCCAACGCCGCCCGGGCCGCGCTGCGCCGCAACCGGCCTCCCGGTCTGGCCCGCGCCCAGCGGATCCTCGCCCAACGCGACCGCACCGGAGCCAGGCGCTGACCCGGCCCTGAGGGGGTGGGTCCGGCACCGAAAGGAAAGGGCAGCCCATGAGCAGCAGCCCGCTCGCCGAGCGCACCGTCGTCATCACCGGAGCCGCCCGCGGCGTGGGCGCGGCACTGGCCCGCGAAGCCGCCCGGCGCGGCGCCCGGGTGGCGCTCGTCGGCCACGAGAAGCCCGCCCTGGACGCGGTGGCCGCCTCGCTGCCGGGCCCGGCCCTCGCCCTGGAGGCCGACGTCACCGACCTCTCCGCGCTGGAGGCGGCGGCGACCACCGTGCGAGCCCGGCTCGGCCGTCCCTCGGCCGTGGTGGCCAACGCCGGCATCGCCGAGGGCGGCTCGCTCCTCGCCTCGGACCCGGCCGCCTGGCGCCGGGTGATCGACGTCAACCTCACCGGCAGCGCCCAGACCGCCCGGGCGTTCCTGCCGGACCTGATCGACACGGCCGGCTACTTCTTCCAGGTCGCCTCCCTGGCCTCGATCGGCGCCGCCCCGCTCATGAGCGCCTACTGCGCCTCCAAGGCGGGTGTCGAGGCCTTCGCGCACTCCCTGCGGGCGGAGGTCGCGCACCGCGGGGTCGGGGTGGGCATCGCCTACCTCAACTGGACCGACACCGACATGATCCGCGACGCCGACCGGTACGACGTCCTGCGCGAACTGCGTCTGCACATGCCCCCGCCGGCCCGCCGCGTGTACCCCGTGGAGACCGTCGCCGCCCGCCTGGTCAGGGGCATGGAGCGCCGCCGTACGGCCGTGTACGCACCGGCGTGGCTGCGGCTGGCCCAGCCGATACGCCCGGCCATGCCCCCGGTGGTCCTGCGCGTGGCACGCCGCGCACTGCCCCGCCTGGAGGCCTCGGGCCCGGTCCGCTACACCGGGCCGCTCGGCGCCGGCGGCCGGGCCGACCGTGCGGCGGCCGGGCCGGGAACCTGACGAAGGCGTCCCGGCAGGCCCGGACGGGCAGGTCATGCCGGACACTGGTCAGCAGGAGAGGGGAGGCCGCCGTGCTGACCGGAGTCCGTGAACAGCTGGGCCAGGCCCTGTTCCGCCGGGTCGCGGGCCCCGGCGGATCCGCGACCCGGGCCCGGATCCACCACACCCCCGGCCCGCGCTGGTTCGAGCCGGAC contains these protein-coding regions:
- a CDS encoding phytoene desaturase family protein, whose protein sequence is MPDAVVIGAGPNGLVAANVLADAGWSVEVLEEQPEPGGAVRHDRGVDPAFVNDLFSSFYPLAAASPVLAALHPEEHGLRWSHAPSVLAHPLTDGSCAVLDRNIGTTAASLDTFEPGDGAAWRRLHDVWQSLRPGILEALFAPFPPVRATARLALRLRAAGGLRMARTLVLPVRRLGEEEFRGQGGRLLLAGNALHADLAPESAGSGGFGWLMTMLGQTYGFPVPVGGSGALTSALVRRLETLGGRVRCGQRVEHVVVRGGRAVGVRTAGGDAVPARRAVLADVSVPALYGGLLDPEHLPAQLLDDLRRFQWDFATFKVDWALDGPVPWQTEQASRAGTVHLADGMDELTRFAAQIAMRQVPDRPFLIFGQMTTSDATRSPQGTESAWAYTHIPHEIRADAADEGITGRWDTKDQELMADRVERQVERFAPGFRSLIRGRRILAPPTLEALDGNLAGGAINGGTTAMHQQLVFRPLPGTGRPETPVPGLYLASSGAHPGGGVHGAPGANAARAALRRNRPPGLARAQRILAQRDRTGARR
- a CDS encoding SDR family oxidoreductase, translating into MSSSPLAERTVVITGAARGVGAALAREAARRGARVALVGHEKPALDAVAASLPGPALALEADVTDLSALEAAATTVRARLGRPSAVVANAGIAEGGSLLASDPAAWRRVIDVNLTGSAQTARAFLPDLIDTAGYFFQVASLASIGAAPLMSAYCASKAGVEAFAHSLRAEVAHRGVGVGIAYLNWTDTDMIRDADRYDVLRELRLHMPPPARRVYPVETVAARLVRGMERRRTAVYAPAWLRLAQPIRPAMPPVVLRVARRALPRLEASGPVRYTGPLGAGGRADRAAAGPGT